In Cryptosporangium minutisporangium, one DNA window encodes the following:
- a CDS encoding VOC family protein, with translation MGRAVVHFEILGTDPATLRDYYGKLFDWEFGVGDATTEKVSAPGEYGFVDGSTTGDGAGINGGVGGGPGHRPAVLFYVAVPDVEAALREAERLGGTRVLGPEPARGDFTVGRFTDPEGNLVGVAGPTA, from the coding sequence ATGGGACGCGCGGTAGTGCACTTCGAGATCCTCGGCACCGACCCGGCGACACTCCGGGACTACTACGGAAAGCTGTTCGACTGGGAGTTCGGGGTCGGCGATGCGACCACGGAGAAGGTGTCGGCGCCGGGGGAGTACGGCTTCGTGGACGGCAGCACGACCGGCGACGGTGCCGGGATCAACGGCGGGGTCGGCGGTGGCCCGGGCCACCGACCGGCGGTGCTGTTCTACGTAGCGGTCCCGGACGTCGAGGCGGCGCTGCGCGAGGCCGAGCGACTCGGCGGCACCCGCGTCCTCGGCCCGGAGCCGGCTCGGGGAGACTTCACGGTCGGGCGTTTCACCGACCCCGAAGGCAACCTGGTCGGCGTCGCGGGCCCGACGGCGTAG
- a CDS encoding TetR/AcrR family transcriptional regulator has product MSPKQQRGAETAQRLLDAALAVHEEGGSEQFTVQAISAASGVSLGSLYHHFGSADGLAAALYSRCMVALLEAVAAPLVTARTARAGVRAIAAAYLTFVAEQPAAARFIHASSASGYLAAHAETVATAKKPAIEPIFEWARPHVRAGRIVDLPEALLEMLIIGPVAETARRYLAGVPGLDLDEAIRVLPDRIWQSVRVSAEPPPESEPDPEPELSHP; this is encoded by the coding sequence GTGTCACCCAAGCAGCAGCGCGGCGCCGAGACCGCACAGCGGTTGCTGGACGCGGCGCTGGCCGTGCACGAAGAGGGTGGCTCCGAGCAGTTCACCGTGCAGGCGATCAGTGCGGCGAGCGGGGTCAGCCTGGGCAGCCTGTACCACCACTTCGGGAGCGCCGACGGCCTGGCCGCGGCGCTCTACTCCCGCTGCATGGTCGCGCTGCTGGAGGCGGTCGCCGCGCCGTTGGTGACGGCTCGCACGGCACGGGCGGGGGTTCGGGCGATCGCGGCGGCCTACCTGACGTTCGTCGCGGAGCAACCGGCCGCGGCGCGCTTCATCCACGCGTCGTCGGCCTCCGGCTACCTGGCCGCGCACGCGGAGACCGTCGCCACCGCGAAGAAGCCCGCGATCGAGCCGATCTTCGAGTGGGCCCGGCCGCACGTCCGCGCCGGACGCATCGTCGACCTGCCCGAAGCGTTGCTGGAGATGCTGATCATCGGCCCGGTCGCCGAGACCGCGCGGCGGTATCTGGCCGGCGTTCCCGGGCTCGATCTCGACGAGGCGATCCGGGTACTGCCGGACCGGATCTGGCAGTCGGTCCGTGTCTCGGCCGAGCCTCCGCCAGAGTCTGAGCCTGATCCCGAGCCGGAATTGTCGCACCCCTAG
- a CDS encoding SDR family NAD(P)-dependent oxidoreductase codes for MVEDALSAGDVPTVAITGANRGIGYAVSEELVRRGYRVVLVTRGAASGAAAVAALTRVAAGPLPVAVVGDLGTLDGVRAAADAIRDACPRLDVLVHNAGLWPSRRVLTPDGVEESFAVNHLAPFLLNHLLEAELAAARARVVQVSAGIYVKGRVDLERTPVGADFSGFRTYADTKLCNVLTLPLFAQRWADRGVTINAVHPGVIRTGLGARSGPLGLVLRLAKRRWASPEEGARPIVRLVTEPVGTGGYYVLDELTPLAGPAADRALAERVWAQAAALTGCAPLLPDSASEAN; via the coding sequence ATGGTCGAGGACGCTCTGTCAGCCGGCGATGTCCCGACGGTGGCGATCACCGGAGCCAACCGGGGGATCGGGTACGCCGTCAGCGAAGAACTCGTACGCCGTGGCTACCGCGTGGTGCTGGTCACCCGCGGAGCCGCGAGCGGTGCCGCTGCGGTGGCGGCACTGACTCGCGTGGCTGCCGGTCCGCTGCCGGTGGCAGTGGTCGGTGACCTCGGCACGCTGGACGGCGTCCGGGCGGCTGCGGACGCGATCCGGGACGCCTGTCCGCGACTGGACGTCCTGGTGCACAACGCGGGTCTCTGGCCGTCCCGGCGGGTGCTGACCCCGGACGGCGTCGAGGAGTCGTTCGCGGTCAACCACCTGGCGCCGTTCCTGCTCAACCACCTGCTGGAGGCGGAGCTGGCGGCGGCCCGGGCCCGCGTCGTGCAGGTCAGCGCCGGGATCTACGTCAAGGGACGCGTCGATCTCGAGCGCACGCCGGTCGGCGCCGACTTCAGCGGCTTCCGTACCTACGCAGACACCAAGCTCTGCAACGTCCTCACGCTGCCGCTCTTCGCCCAGCGGTGGGCTGACCGGGGCGTGACGATCAACGCGGTCCATCCCGGAGTGATCCGCACCGGGCTCGGCGCGCGCTCCGGCCCCCTCGGCCTGGTGCTGAGGCTGGCGAAGCGGCGGTGGGCGTCCCCCGAGGAGGGCGCGCGGCCGATCGTCCGCCTCGTGACGGAGCCGGTGGGCACCGGCGGGTACTACGTCCTCGACGAGCTGACGCCGCTCGCGGGGCCGGCCGCCGACCGGGCGCTGGCCGAGCGGGTCTGGGCGCAGGCCGCCGCACTGACCGGCTGCGCACCGCTACTCCCGGATTCGGCCTCCGAGGCGAACTGA
- a CDS encoding class I SAM-dependent methyltransferase translates to MSTQTWDAALYDRHHGFVASYGQDLLELLAALPGERVLDLGCGTGDHVALLRSRRVVADGVDASAEMIARATDKYPDFPYFAVADARELTAEDHYDAVFSNAVLHWVPEPERVAASVARALRPGGRFVAEFGGAGNVGTIIRAAQEVRAEAGLPAAPLPWYYPTVGEYATVVEGAGLEVRSAWLFDRPTVLDGSAGLANWLRMFASFLLDGVDEATFLPALEDRVRDTLWRNGAWWADYRRLRLVAVKPGAPRL, encoded by the coding sequence ATGAGCACGCAGACCTGGGACGCCGCGCTGTACGACCGCCACCACGGCTTCGTCGCCTCCTACGGGCAGGACCTGCTGGAGCTGCTGGCTGCGCTGCCGGGGGAGCGCGTGCTCGACCTCGGCTGCGGCACCGGCGACCACGTCGCGCTGCTGCGGTCGCGGCGGGTCGTCGCCGACGGCGTCGACGCCAGCGCGGAGATGATCGCGCGAGCCACCGACAAGTACCCCGACTTCCCGTACTTCGCGGTGGCCGACGCCCGCGAGTTGACCGCCGAAGACCACTACGACGCGGTGTTCTCCAACGCCGTACTGCACTGGGTGCCCGAGCCGGAGCGGGTCGCGGCTTCGGTGGCCAGGGCGCTGCGTCCCGGTGGGCGGTTCGTCGCCGAGTTCGGCGGCGCCGGGAACGTCGGAACGATCATCCGGGCCGCCCAGGAGGTCCGGGCCGAAGCCGGGCTGCCCGCCGCGCCGCTGCCCTGGTACTACCCGACGGTCGGCGAGTACGCGACGGTCGTCGAAGGTGCTGGCCTGGAGGTGCGCTCCGCCTGGCTGTTCGACCGTCCCACGGTTCTGGACGGCAGCGCCGGGCTGGCGAACTGGCTGCGGATGTTCGCGTCGTTCCTGTTGGACGGCGTCGACGAGGCGACGTTCCTCCCGGCGCTGGAGGACCGCGTGCGCGACACGCTCTGGCGCAACGGCGCCTGGTGGGCCGACTACCGCCGCCTGCGCCTCGTCGCGGTGAAGCCTGGGGCGCCGCGGCTCTGA
- a CDS encoding YciI family protein: MKYLVLIYSNPEPWGHPAYLRDPRFRALPAHERAEVAERADVFGREIVESGELLGGAALDAPASARTVRVRAGVRLVTDGPYAETKEHLAGYVVVDCESPERASEIVSGIPDARFAAIEIRPLAGESGEIGKIF; the protein is encoded by the coding sequence ATGAAATACCTGGTGCTGATCTACAGCAACCCGGAGCCCTGGGGGCATCCGGCCTACCTGCGCGACCCACGGTTCCGGGCGCTGCCTGCGCACGAGCGTGCGGAGGTCGCCGAGCGCGCTGACGTGTTCGGGCGAGAGATCGTCGAGTCGGGGGAACTCCTCGGCGGTGCTGCGCTGGACGCTCCGGCGAGCGCTCGTACGGTCCGGGTGCGCGCCGGCGTCCGGCTGGTGACCGATGGGCCGTACGCCGAGACCAAGGAGCACCTCGCCGGGTACGTGGTCGTGGACTGTGAGAGCCCGGAGCGGGCGTCGGAGATCGTGTCCGGCATCCCCGACGCCCGCTTCGCGGCGATCGAGATCCGTCCCCTGGCCGGGGAGTCGGGGGAGATCGGAAAGATTTTCTAG
- a CDS encoding DNA alkylation repair protein, which translates to MPFADELLGEPALAALTDALAAVVPGNPLAALRAVDLGGLPLRERSDLIRDALLADLPGDYEAFAATIRAARHGALPFTGWLIWPVTTAVVARALAEDGAAFDDALALLAELTPQLTSEFAIRALLAHDLDRALPVIHSWTASPDEHVRRLASEGTRPFLPWTKRVPAILARPRATLPVLTALYRDESEYVRRSVANHLNDVSRQHPDLVVETATAWLAAPDANTGRLVRHALRTLVKKGHPGALALLGFTPKATLDVVGPTLAEVEVPFGGTVHFTATVTNTATEPAVVAVDYIVHHRKANGRLAGKTFKLTTATLAPGEQRQISRDHSFREITTRRYYPGVHAIELQLNGIVAGRSEFTLSRTPAG; encoded by the coding sequence ATGCCTTTCGCCGACGAACTACTGGGCGAGCCCGCTCTCGCCGCGCTGACCGACGCCCTGGCGGCGGTGGTGCCGGGCAACCCGCTCGCCGCGCTCCGTGCGGTCGACCTGGGCGGCCTGCCCTTGCGGGAGCGCAGCGACCTGATCCGCGACGCGCTGCTCGCCGACCTACCGGGCGATTACGAGGCGTTCGCGGCCACGATTCGGGCGGCTCGGCACGGCGCGCTACCGTTCACCGGCTGGCTGATCTGGCCGGTGACCACGGCGGTGGTGGCCAGGGCACTAGCCGAGGACGGCGCGGCCTTCGACGACGCACTCGCGCTGCTCGCCGAGCTCACACCGCAGTTGACCAGTGAGTTCGCGATCCGCGCGCTGCTGGCGCACGACCTAGACCGAGCGCTGCCGGTCATCCACTCGTGGACGGCGTCCCCCGACGAGCACGTGCGGCGGCTGGCGTCGGAAGGCACGCGGCCGTTCCTGCCCTGGACGAAACGGGTGCCGGCGATCCTGGCGAGGCCGCGGGCGACGCTGCCGGTCCTGACGGCGCTCTACCGCGACGAGAGCGAGTACGTCCGCCGCTCGGTCGCCAACCACCTGAACGACGTGAGCCGCCAGCATCCGGACCTCGTCGTCGAGACCGCGACGGCCTGGCTCGCAGCGCCCGACGCGAACACCGGTCGGCTGGTGCGGCACGCCCTCCGGACGCTCGTGAAGAAGGGGCATCCGGGCGCGCTCGCGCTGCTGGGATTCACCCCGAAAGCCACACTCGACGTCGTCGGGCCGACGCTCGCAGAGGTCGAGGTCCCGTTCGGCGGCACCGTGCACTTCACCGCGACCGTGACGAACACCGCGACGGAGCCGGCCGTCGTCGCGGTCGACTACATCGTCCACCACCGGAAAGCCAACGGACGGCTCGCGGGCAAGACGTTCAAGCTCACGACCGCCACGCTGGCCCCGGGTGAGCAGCGGCAGATCTCCCGCGACCACTCGTTCCGCGAGATCACGACGCGGCGCTACTACCCCGGGGTGCACGCGATCGAGTTGCAGCTCAACGGCATCGTCGCCGGCCGGAGCGAGTTCACGCTGAGCCGGACGCCGGCAGGATGA